The following coding sequences lie in one Porphyromonas asaccharolytica DSM 20707 genomic window:
- a CDS encoding V-type ATP synthase subunit A produces MTNGVVKGIVSNLVTVEVDGPVSQNEICYITVRGVELMSEVIKVIGASVYVQVFESTRGMKVGDKVSFTGHMLEVTLGPGMLSKNYDGLQHDLDKMDGVFLKRGDYTHPLDTTRKWDFTPIAKAGDTVQAGSWLGQVDENHQPHRIMVPFVMEGSYTVESVKPAGQYTIEETIAVIVDAEGKKHDITMIQRWPVKVPIQVYSEKPRPFKLLETGVRTIDTLNPIVEGGTGFIPGPFGTGKTVLQHAISKQAEADIVIMAACGERANEVVEIFAEFPELEDPHTGRKLMERTIIIANTSNMPVAAREASVYTAMTIAEYYRSMGLKVLLMADSTSRWAQALREMSNRLEELPGPDAFPMDLSAIVANFYARAGFVYLNNGETGSVTFIGTVSPAGGNLKEPVTENTKKVARCFYALEQERADSKRYPAVNPIDSYSKYIEYPELKEYITADLGSDWLDKVNEIKTRMQRGKEIAEQINILGDDGVPVEYHVTFWKSELIDFVILQQDAFDDIDCNTPLERQKYMLDRVIKICHTDFNFEDFNEVSTFFKTLINYLKQMNYSEFQSEDFKKYQQQYEQLIEQQSTHATSNI; encoded by the coding sequence ATGACAAACGGTGTGGTAAAAGGAATCGTCTCTAACCTCGTCACGGTAGAGGTCGATGGTCCCGTATCGCAAAATGAAATATGCTACATCACCGTACGCGGGGTGGAGCTGATGAGCGAGGTGATCAAGGTGATCGGTGCAAGCGTATATGTACAGGTCTTCGAGAGTACTCGTGGTATGAAGGTGGGCGACAAGGTCTCTTTCACTGGGCACATGCTTGAGGTGACACTGGGACCAGGTATGCTCTCCAAGAACTATGATGGTCTACAGCACGACCTAGATAAGATGGATGGCGTCTTCCTCAAGCGAGGTGACTACACCCACCCACTAGACACGACTAGGAAGTGGGACTTTACGCCTATTGCTAAGGCAGGCGACACGGTACAGGCTGGGTCGTGGCTGGGTCAGGTGGACGAGAATCACCAGCCACACCGCATTATGGTACCCTTCGTTATGGAGGGGAGCTACACGGTCGAGAGCGTCAAGCCTGCGGGTCAATATACTATCGAGGAGACGATCGCTGTCATCGTTGATGCTGAGGGCAAGAAGCATGATATCACGATGATCCAGCGTTGGCCGGTCAAGGTGCCTATCCAGGTCTACAGTGAGAAGCCTCGTCCCTTCAAGCTTCTAGAGACGGGCGTACGAACCATTGACACGCTGAACCCAATCGTAGAGGGCGGTACGGGCTTTATCCCTGGTCCTTTTGGTACGGGCAAGACGGTCCTCCAGCACGCTATCTCTAAGCAGGCGGAGGCTGATATCGTCATTATGGCAGCCTGCGGTGAGCGTGCTAATGAGGTGGTGGAGATCTTTGCCGAGTTCCCTGAGCTCGAAGACCCACACACGGGACGCAAGCTGATGGAGCGTACGATCATCATCGCTAACACGAGTAACATGCCAGTGGCTGCTCGTGAGGCTTCGGTCTACACCGCTATGACCATCGCTGAGTACTACCGCTCGATGGGTCTCAAAGTACTCCTAATGGCTGACTCGACCTCTCGCTGGGCACAGGCACTGCGTGAGATGTCTAACCGTCTAGAGGAGCTGCCTGGACCAGATGCATTCCCGATGGACTTGTCGGCTATCGTGGCAAACTTCTACGCTCGTGCCGGCTTCGTCTATCTCAACAACGGTGAGACAGGTTCTGTAACCTTCATCGGTACGGTCTCTCCAGCAGGTGGTAACCTTAAGGAGCCTGTCACGGAGAATACGAAGAAGGTGGCTCGATGCTTCTACGCTCTAGAGCAGGAGCGCGCTGATAGTAAGCGTTACCCCGCTGTCAACCCGATCGACAGCTACTCTAAGTATATCGAGTACCCCGAGCTTAAGGAGTACATCACAGCAGACCTAGGCTCTGATTGGCTAGACAAGGTAAACGAGATCAAGACACGCATGCAGCGTGGCAAGGAAATCGCAGAGCAGATCAACATCCTCGGTGATGATGGCGTACCCGTAGAGTACCACGTAACCTTCTGGAAGTCTGAGCTGATAGACTTTGTGATCCTACAGCAGGATGCCTTTGACGATATTGACTGCAACACACCTCTAGAGCGCCAGAAGTATATGCTCGACAGAGTGATCAAGATCTGTCATACGGACTTCAACTTTGAGGACTTCAACGAGGTGAGCACTTTCTTCAAGACGCTCATCAACTACCTCAAGCAGATGAACTACTCGGAGTTTCAGAGTGAAGACTTCAAGAAGTACCAGCAGCAGTACGAGCAGCTGATTGAGCAGCAGTCTACGCACGCCACCTCTAATATCTAA